The nucleotide sequence cagcctccactagtCATAGCTAGTCCTTAGCCTTTTGGTTCGAACAAAGCTgttgtacacaccatacattaaaagctcacaacttcccccaaagaatcctgggaattgtagtttgttaagggtgctggggattgtagctctgtagggGGTAAACTACTGTCCCCAGGATccccgtgtgctttaaatgtgtggtgtgtatcaAGCCCAATGCTAGCACCAGCATGCTGAAATAAAGGTAGctgggaagagaaggaaggatGGCCCGTCGGTCTGTCTCCCTTCTCTGAAGGGAAAGTGCAGGACgaagtgttgaaggaaattaaaaatgttaaatgtactgccttcaagtcgattccgacttatggcgaccctatgaatagggttttcatgaggctgagaagcagtgactggcccaaggtcacccagtgagtttcatggctatgtggggatttgaaccccggtctcccaggtcgcagtccaacaccttaaccactacaccacactggctctcttgaaggaaattagaaagtgagaaaaaaaaaggttaatatattaaaacaagcaaACCAGACTGGAAATAAAAAGAAAGGTGATAAGAGGAGAAAGCTGTTATAGGAAGATATGCATGTAAAAGGAGCAAGGAAGcgggatgaaagaaactggcagtttgggagggggaggggataaggTACAAGTTGAGTGTGAAAAGAGAACGGAAGAAGACATTTCAGGAGATGGGTAAAGATACATTGAGAGGCATGTGGGGATAGAAAGGGAAAATATACAAGAAAAAGCCTTTTCCACTTAGAGCCTCTGGAACAGCAAATTCTGCCCAAAATGGGGAGGATGAGTCACAATGCCTCCAGAGAAAGTTCCTGCAGTTAACTTGAGGAGtgctgagctatggaactccttgccacaaggaaaatgctGTAGGAAAGgatttagcaatttccaaagatggattgGATATCCATAGAAAGTTATctcagtaattgccagctgattatgccaaactctgcctccaCCTGCCACCATTTTGCAGCTGGCTTTGTCCCTGCACCACCATTCTGTGACTTGTGGGCCTCAGTAGTTTTTGGGTGACTTAAGTGGGTCATGGGGGTAGGAAGCTTGAGAGCCCTTGTTTTAgcagatattgtagtgccctggAGATCACACTGGAGCCTTGTGGTTACTATGCTTTCAAGAGAACTGGATTCAGTTGGTTCAAGGGGCACTTATTAAAGGCCATGTAGACatctgatggtgtgtgtgtgtcgtaGCCATGATTTTTCAGGCTGTAGCACATAGTGGCCCCAATGGCATTTTATGTACCGTGAAATAATCTGTGCAGTGCTGTGAGGTgctgttttattgattgattgattgtacttatgtattgccccataaccgaagctctctgggcagtttacagtaactaaaaacattaaaacaaacatacaaatttaaaaacacatcttataaaaacaatttaaaacacaattataaaattaatttttttttaaaacacatgctaaaatgcctgagagaagaggaaagtcttgacctggcaccaaaaagataacagtgttggcgccaggcgcacctcaacaacaagttcattccataatttgggggccaccactgagaaggccctctcccttgttgccatcctccgagcttccctgttTTAGCCTGTTTACAAAAGAGATTTGGGAATTCAGATCCCACACACACATCTGCTGCCTTATGTCGCTTCTCTAGAGCCCCCATGCCCCTTCCCCTTCGCTGTGCAAAGGGTGCTGTCATGTAGTTTTACATACTGCCCAGTTAAACATGGTATGTATATGATGTACCCATGCATGCAAAGTGCTATGAAATGGCAGCCACTGTAAAAGTGGCAAAAGTTAGGGCTACAGGAGAACAAGGAAGTGATAGGGGACAATGATAAATGCAGCACTATTCATAGATGTGGATGGAACCATGGTAGAATTTGTTGGGTTATGGCTAGAATTTGGCAAGAATCTGCATTTTACTGGATTTTCCCAGTGCTGgtgctgatctttttttttttttaagagagaccTAAATAGTTTGAGATCTGAGTATCTTGAAAAACCACTAAGGCTACCTGGTTGTTATGTTTATGATCGGAGGCACTTCTTtgagtctccccctcccccctctgaaGTTAGGCAGTAGCTGATCTGGGTGAGACAGTTATTGCCAGCACCATCTGCATCATCAACCAGATCTTTGGCTATTTCATCCTTGGCCATCCCATGTGTGTGGTGGAAGGATATACAGTGTCTGCTTGTGGTAAGAGGCTGCTGGATTACTTATGTACCATATTTTCTGCTTCACCCATGTTCCCTCCATTCCCTTCCCCATGTCATCCCGCCTAGATTTGATTATACATTTACCCCCATGTAATTGCATTCCACAGTCCTGTTGTCTTCCAAGATCACCACCTTCCTTCAACCATGTTTCTCCTTGTCAGGAATTTATAGGGAGGAAGGAATGTCAGCCCCCCCCTTATTTTATGCATTCTAGAACTCACTAGCTACAGTGTCTAGCAAGGGTCTCAGTACAACAGTTTGGTCTGCAACATCCTCAACTGCTATTTTACACTCCCATTTTAgtggctgaaaaagccaggtaATGGGAGATTAATTGGGAAGGTCCCAAAGTCCCAATCTAGATGTCTCTCTTGGATCCATGCTCCCCTCCTTGTGACAGCTGctccctttgctcctccccatccAACAGGCATCACAGCTCTCTGGTCTTTGGCCATTATCTCCTGGGAGTGCTGGGTTGTTGTCTGTAAGCCTTTTGGAAATGTCAAGTTTGATGCCAAATTGGCCATGGTTGGTATTGTCTTCTCCTGGGTGTGGTCTTGTTCCTGGACAGCACCACCCATCTTTGGCTGGAGTAGGTGAGTGTGAGGAGGGATTTGGACAGGAAGCAGCAATGGAGAGAAGAGAGTAATGTAAGCGTATGGACATGCAAGGAAGAGCTGATGATAGGGAGGGGGAAGTTAGGCCCTATTCTGTTTCTTTCAACTGTTCTGTATTAGCAGGACAAGCTTCACAAGCTATGCCAAAGCAACACAGAACTGTTGTTCAAGCTGGGCAGTGATCACAGGGGAAGAATAGTTTAGGTCaggctttcccaactagtgggccaccagatgttgttggaccacaactcccatcagcctcagccagcattgccaatggtcaggaaagatgggaattgtggtccaacaacatctggtggcccactagttgggaaaggctggtttaagtcATGGAGCTCCTTACTGTGTGAGAAAAATTGTCTCTTTTACAATCCATAAGACATTAGATGTAGTTTTGGCATCTGGGGAGAGGATTATTTTAATGGGGCTGTGAAGGTTGAGTAAGAAatcaactcagggtgtttggtTCAAGCTCTTCCTCAGACACTGAGCATTTAAGGATGAAGCTTAAAACAGTTTTGTGTCAATCACTTTGTCATGTGAATGTCAAACCTACATCGGTCAGAAAGTTCATTCATATCACAAACGCTCTGCTTTTTTCTTTTGAACTGTCCTGACAAAGGacagttgttaataaaaatagtGGTGGAAGAGGTTCAAATGTGATTTAAGTCTTGTGTGTGAAAATGgtcttcctctctcccctccccatcctctagGTACTGGCCGCATGGTCTGAAGACATCGTGTGGTCCAGATGTATTCAGTGGCAGTGATGACCCTGGTGTTCAGTCTTACATGATTGTGCTCATGATCACCTGCTGCTTCATCCCACTGAGTGTCATCATCCTGTGCTACCTTCAAGTGTGGCTGGCTATCCGTGCAGTGAGCATCCACACTACACTATGATTCCACCTCCTAGTTTGAATCTGCATGCCTTCACTCTCCCTCAGGCTCAGTAAATACTTTCACATAGAAATCTTCACCCTCTATTCTGTCCACTTTCTTTCTGAAACTGCATCTCTCCCAAAGCGAAACTATCATACCTCTGGAATTACTATGTGGGATTCCACTAACAATTGTTAATTCTCTGTCATGCCCTCGTTTTACCACTGGCACCCCGGATGCCCCTTCTTCCACAATGGAAACCCCTTGGTAACAATGCAGCTCAAAGTAGGGCATTCACTCTGTAGCTGCATGCCTAGCAAGATCCCACCAATACAGTGGGGTTTTAATTTGTGTAGCAGGCTCCACCACACCTGACCCTATTTAGTTTCTTGGTGTCCCCCTACTAGCCAGATCTAGTGGGGATGCCCAGATTTCTTCCCTTTTCCTCAGCTTGCATTACTTTGCTTGTGAGAAGATACCCTGATTTAAACATGCATGGATATAGCCTCCCATGAGGTCTCTCCCCCCCTTGTTTTACCTAGCCCAGGTTTGTTGCCAGAATTCCACAATCAAGGCAGGCTGAGGCCCTCTCTCCCCTGTTCTATGTGTGGGAATAATCTACACACCATCtttaactccacctccctcttgcaCAGGTTGCTGCCCAGCAGAAAGAGTCAAAATCTACACAGAAAGCTGAGAGGGAAGTGTCAAGGATGGTGGTGGTCATGATCCTTGCCTATTGCTTCTGCTGGGGACCATACATATTCTTTGCCTGTTTTGCTGCTGCCAACCCAGGATATGCCTTCCACCCCCTTGCAGCTGCCCTACCTGCCTATTTTGCAAAGAGCGCCACAATCTACAACCCTATTATCTATGTCTTCATGAACAGACAGGTAATTTTCTATATTCCAAAATGGACAATTAGAGGCTAGCCAAAAGATATTGAGTACTGAAAACCAGAGAGTTGTAAGGGTTGGGATTTATGGACAGAAGACCACATGGGGGATGAATGGCCTTGTGTATTATGTTGTATAAGCACATGCTGGAGGACTGCAGAACTAGCCACCAGTTCTGATtagcttccctccctctctcttctttTGTCCCTGGCAGTTCCGTAACTGCATATTGCAACTCTTTGGCAAGAAGGTAGATGATGGCTCTGAAGTCTCCTCCACCTCCCGTACTGAGCTCTCCTCTGTCTCTAACTCTTCTGTATCACCATCATAAGAGCGCCCTGCCTGGATGGACACCAAGACAGGACTCTGCCTCCCAGGAGAGCCTCAGTGACTGAGAGagcctcctcttccttctgtGCTGTATGGATTCTCTTTGAGCATATGAAATACTGACCTGTCATCTCTGCAGATCCTCTCCTTTGAACTTGCCCCTGCTATTTCTCCTATGGTTTGGGAAATGTTTCTGCTTTTCTCTAAGAATTGTTTTTGGATGGAAGTGAAGGATGCAGAATTCCATGCTCAAATATCTCATCTTCCTGTACCTTTCCTGGGACATCAGGAGTCGCTTGGGCACTCCTTCCCCTCAGCTGTGATCCTTAACTAGTCTCCCGCTTGTCACCCTGTCTTCCAGGAGGGGGCAGAACAAAGGGGGTTCCCTTTTGGGAGCATATAGCTTTTGTAAAGCAAGTTTATTCAAGGCCCTTCCAGCACTGAAACTGCCCTAGAGTCCAGCACACCCATTCCTGTGGAGGGATGGACTGACAGATGTGTCCTAAGTTAGCCAACATTTTGTCCATGCAGGGTCTATTCTGATGCTTTGCCCCTCATACAGCGTTTTCACTGGTATCTAGGAGGATTagtccatggggagggggaggcaagtgAATAAAGTTTGTCCTCCAAGGTGGCTGTGCCTCAACAAGATTGGATGTATTCTAGCTCTGTCTAGGAGCAGATGTAATTCTGCTGTGAGGCTGAACCACTGAGAATCTACATGAGCCACCTTGAACATCACAGTGGCTTAGTGCTTCTCCCCAGCATGGCTCAACTGGAATCATTCTGTACATAGTGTTTGATACTAAAACCTATTGCGTCCCAGGAACATCCAGCTAGAAATGCaataggaatttttttaaaaaattgcagcagCAAGAGTGAGCTAGAGAATAAATTTTTAACTTCTGTATAAAAGTTTTTATCCTACAAACCATACAGCAAAACAATGCTGTTTGCTCATCAGTGTTTGCTGTGCATCCCCATGCATTGGG is from Rhineura floridana isolate rRhiFlo1 chromosome 3, rRhiFlo1.hap2, whole genome shotgun sequence and encodes:
- the LOC133381998 gene encoding red-sensitive opsin-like, giving the protein MAVAMAAAETKFIYHLDDQETLYLVKLPIPAERVMLGDFKALLNWSSYKFYFKSMDDDFGEESDDAVADLGETVIASTICIINQIFGYFILGHPMCVVEGYTVSACGITALWSLAIISWECWVVVCKPFGNVKFDAKLAMVGIVFSWVWSCSWTAPPIFGWSRYWPHGLKTSCGPDVFSGSDDPGVQSYMIVLMITCCFIPLSVIILCYLQVWLAIRAVAAQQKESKSTQKAEREVSRMVVVMILAYCFCWGPYIFFACFAAANPGYAFHPLAAALPAYFAKSATIYNPIIYVFMNRQFRNCILQLFGKKVDDGSEVSSTSRTELSSVSNSSVSPS